The Candidatus Brocadiaceae bacterium genome includes the window TCAACCGACAGGGGAAGCGATCCGAAGGCCGCGTAGACGAGTGGCTCGGCGTCCAGATCATCGGTCAGAGCGATCTCGGCAAGCACGCAAGTCTCCTTGCCCGGCTCCAAGTCCACGACTGGGCCGTGCCGCGACCATTCCCCTTGCGCTTCGCAGCCCGGGGGAAGCAGCAGCCTCGTGCAGAGCCGCAAGGGGTCCGGGCCCTCATTCCGGGCTTCAAGCCGAAGCTCAACGGTCGTGCCCTTTGCCGCCTCTCGCGGCCCGTCGAGTTGGGCGGTTAGGCCGGCCTCACCGGCCTTCAGCGAGAGGGCGCGCACACCGGGACCGTGTCCCTCGCTGTCCTTGTCGCTCGTGCCGCCGGTGAGCGTCAGCTCGAGCCGGTCTCCAGACGCCCAGTCCGACCAAGCCAGGGACCATTCCCCGGTTCCCTCCCCTGCGGACGCCGAGTACGTGGCCAGGGGATGCTCGTGGAGAAAGGTGTCCAGGACAGGCAGATTGAGAAAGCGGACCAGCCGCAGCATTCCGGCCTTTCCGGCGAGGACAAAGCCCTTGCGCGCGTAAAGCCGCTGGGCCGGGAGGTAGTCGGCATGCGTCTGGAGGAAGAGCGCCATGAAGCCGAGGCGGCCGGCTCTCGCAACGCACTCGTCCACAATGGCGCCGCCTACCCCCCGGCCGCGGTAGGGATCGAGGACGTGCATGTTCTGCAGCTCCGCAAAGGGCGGGTACACAGCCTCCAGAACGGCTCTCCCGACGATCTTGCCGTCAGCTTCTCCAACGACGTACCTGCAGGCGTCGGCTCTCGTCGCCTGCCTCCAGCGGTGGTTGCGCATCCTGTTTCCCGGATGGTCCGCTGCACGGACCACGTCTTCGCCACGCTCGTCCGCGGGCCTCCGCCAGCGAATGTTGCTGTCCGTTATGCTCACGTTCATCTCCAATTGTCCAGAGCTATGGCTTCGGTTCGTATGCTGAAACCGATCTTCCTATCACCGTCTTCGGCCGTGAACTGGCCGTCGTTCATGAAGCCGGCCCTTTCATGGCAGCGAATGGCCGCTGCGTTCCATGGGTCCGTCGTCGATCTGACGAGAGATGCTCCGCGTTCGCCAGCATATACGCCCCCCCCACGGAGCAGGCCCCTGCCGACGCCCCGGCGCCGCCACTCCTGGTGGACCGCTACTCCCCCAATCCACCACAGGGAGCCATTGACAGCGTCGGCAGCGACCCGGCAGAAGCCGATCGTCGCCAATCCGCTGCATGCAGCGAGCAGCGCCTTCCGGCCAGGATCGATGCGGCGGATTTCGTCCGCGACCTTGCGAGCGGCCCTCTCCAGGTCTCCCGATGACGGATTGCCCTTCCACGCATGTTCCCGGATGGCCGCGATACTGCCTGCA containing:
- a CDS encoding GNAT family N-acetyltransferase; this encodes MTRKEACNAVRLVVLGEEDVERAGSIAAIREHAWKGNPSSGDLERAARKVADEIRRIDPGRKALLAACSGLATIGFCRVAADAVNGSLWWIGGVAVHQEWRRRGVGRGLLRGGGVYAGERGASLVRSTTDPWNAAAIRCHERAGFMNDGQFTAEDGDRKIGFSIRTEAIALDNWR
- a CDS encoding GNAT family N-acetyltransferase, with translation MEMNVSITDSNIRWRRPADERGEDVVRAADHPGNRMRNHRWRQATRADACRYVVGEADGKIVGRAVLEAVYPPFAELQNMHVLDPYRGRGVGGAIVDECVARAGRLGFMALFLQTHADYLPAQRLYARKGFVLAGKAGMLRLVRFLNLPVLDTFLHEHPLATYSASAGEGTGEWSLAWSDWASGDRLELTLTGGTSDKDSEGHGPGVRALSLKAGEAGLTAQLDGPREAAKGTTVELRLEARNEGPDPLRLCTRLLLPPGCEAQGEWSRHGPVVDLEPGKETCVLAEIALTDDLDAEPLVYAAFGSLPLSVEVFLGRTSFWLTHTVLPGHWEDGMLHQD